The following coding sequences are from one Triticum aestivum cultivar Chinese Spring chromosome 5A, IWGSC CS RefSeq v2.1, whole genome shotgun sequence window:
- the LOC123102012 gene encoding pyridine nucleotide-disulfide oxidoreductase domain-containing protein 2 encodes MSPAATRILLAGARLRGRGLSTSAEPSPSPSLSPSQLPRGKRWDAVVIGGGHNGLAAAAYLARAGRSVAVLERRGVLGGAAVSESDLVQGFRFSRCSYLLSLLRPALIRELELERHGLKLLPRSPSSFTPCLDGRYLLLGPDAELNRSEIGKFSKKDAEAYPRYEEQLEKFCKLMDFVIDSPPPELRQLYHASMVDRMKDKVDKSVFWSKLLGIVMQQGQKDMVNFFDLLLSPASKVLNNWFEGDVLKATLATDAVIGTMAGVNTPGSGYVLLHHIMGETGGQRGVWAYVEGGMGSVSSAISKAALEAGVQIVTNAEVSQVMVDETTGKVQGVALADGTELHSSVVLSNATPYKTFVDLVPANTLPEEFLCAIKTADYSSATTKINVAVDALPQFRCCKNINRKGGPEHMGTIHIGSESMEEIDIAYKEAAGGFSSTRPVIEMTIPSVLDKTISPPGQHVINLFVQYTPYKLSEGSWQDPAVRKSFAERCFSLIDEYAPHFSSSVIGYDMLTPPDLEREFGLTGGNIFHGAMGLDSLFLMRPAKGWSDYRTPVKGLYLCGSGAHPGGGVMGAPGRNAAAVVLDDLKAR; translated from the exons ATGTCGCCGGCGGCGACGCGCATCCTGCTCGCGGGCGCCCGGCTCCGCGGCCGCGGCCTCTCCacgtcggccgagccctccccctccccctcgctGTCCCCCTCGCAGCTCCCGAGGGGCAAGCGCTGGGACGCGGTGGTGATCGGCGGCGGCCACAACGGGCTCGCGGCCGCCGCCTACCTCGCGCGCGCCGGCCGCTCCGTCGCCGTGCTGGAGCGGCGGGGCGTCCTCGGCGGCGCCGCCGTGTCCGAGTCGGACCTCGTCCAGGGCTTCCGCTTCTCCCGCTGCAGCTACCTCCTCAGCCTCCTCCGCCCCGCCCTCATCCG GGAGTTGGAGCTGGAGAGGCACGGCCTGAAGCTCCTGCCGCGGAGCCCGTCGTCGTTCACGCCGTGCCTCGACGGCCGGTACCTGCTCCTCGGCCCGGACGCAGAGCTGAACCGCTCTGAGATTGGCAAGTTCTCCAAAAAAGATGCAGAGGCATACCCGAG GTACGAGGAGCAGCTAGAGAAGTTCTGCAAGCTCATGGACTTCGTCATAGACTCGCCTCCGCCGGAGCTGAGGCAGCTGTACCATGCTTCCATGGTCGACAGGATGAAGGATAAGGTCGACAAGTCAGTGTTCTGGAGCAAGCTTCTTGGCATCGTGATGCAACAGGGGCAAAAGGACATGGT GAACTTCTTCGACCTTCTTCTGTCGCCAGCGTCGAAGGTCTTGAATAACTGGTTTGAG GGTGATGTATTGAAGGCGACCCTGGCGACTGATGCTGTGATTGGTACTATG GCTGGTGTGAACACTCCAGGATCAGGATATGTTCTCCTGCACCACATCATGGGAGAAACTGGTGGTCAACGTGGTGTTTGGGC GTATGTCGAAGGTGGTATGGGCTCAGTCTCATCAGCTATAAGCAAAGCAGCTCTGGAAGCAGGCGTGCAAATTGTAACAAATGCTGAG GTTTCACAAGTAATGGTCGATGAAACTACTGGAAAGGTGCAAGGG GTTGCTTTGGCTGATGGAACCGAGTTGCACTCATCAGTTGTGTTATCAAATGCCACACCGTATAAAACATTTGTG GACCTTGTGCCTGCCAATACTCTTCCAGaggagttcctctgtgccatcaagACAGCGGATTATAGCTCT GCAACAACGAAGATCAACGTTGCTGTTGATGCGCTGCCACAGTTTCGCTGTTGCAAAAACATCAACCGTAAAGGTGGCCCGGAGCACATGGGCACCATACACATTGGATCTGAAAG CATGGAGGAAATCGATATAGCATACAAGGAAGCTGCAGGCGGCTTCTCATCCACAAGGCCTGTAATAGAAATGACAATTCCTTCAGTCTTAGATAAGACCATCTCTCCACCAG GTCAGCATGTTATTAATCTTTTTGTTCAGTACACGCCCTACAAACTGTCAGAAGGCAGTTGGCAGGATCCGGCTGTTAGA AAATCATTTGCTGAGAGATGCTTTTCCTTGATCGATGAGTATGCACCGCACTTTAGCTCATCAGTGATAGGCTATGACATGCTGACTCCACCTGATCTTGAAAGGGAGTTTGGCCTAACAG GTGGCAACATCTTTCACGGAGCGATGGGCTTGGATTCCCTCTTCCTGATGAGGCCTGCCAAGGGATG GTCAGATTACAGAACCCCTGTGAAGGGGCTGTACCTCTGCGGCAGCGGTGCGCACCCAGGCGGCGGGGTGATGGGTGCCCCGGGCCGCAATGCTGCTGCTGTGGTTTTGGATGATCTCAAGGCAAGATAG